Proteins encoded together in one Planctomycetaceae bacterium window:
- a CDS encoding creatininase family protein, with protein sequence MDNKKRLSTNQPDLFFENNTVGRMKKDIWEASDSQIDAILAEYGIPSPPEWTKPGSYIQTTVRHEIAANRRKNDIVLIPVGCTENHGEHTISAMDTLFVTGICEGVRRYTAKQGKAVNIALPPLMYGCHPYHHIGMPGTVIVREEVAIELLNDVMLGLWNDGFRKQIIVNNHGQLWVLEAAMQRFCKRYQLPGIYRVIDWHRAVREFFRTKEHGGKFDTTFVHADESETSLGLLLFPDMVHMNHAVDTESRSYLPIGHMDTSVDAYGRPSRWSECEGHAPIEIAGTPEGVVGKPTLATAEKAKRPLAAILSYIRLLVEEILEVFPPGQVPPVEEVTLRTAKEMKPYLQEPMSPGWKSVYGLPKVGM encoded by the coding sequence ATGGATAACAAAAAACGATTATCAACCAATCAGCCTGATTTGTTTTTTGAGAATAATACAGTAGGCCGAATGAAGAAGGATATATGGGAAGCCAGCGATTCACAAATTGATGCTATTCTGGCAGAATATGGTATACCATCTCCGCCGGAGTGGACCAAACCCGGTTCTTATATTCAGACTACCGTTCGCCATGAGATAGCGGCTAATCGCAGAAAAAATGATATTGTATTGATACCCGTGGGATGTACAGAAAATCATGGGGAACATACCATCAGTGCTATGGACACGTTGTTTGTAACCGGTATTTGCGAGGGAGTGCGAAGATATACTGCCAAACAAGGGAAAGCTGTCAATATAGCGTTGCCTCCTCTGATGTATGGATGCCATCCCTATCATCATATCGGTATGCCCGGGACGGTGATTGTACGCGAAGAAGTGGCGATAGAGCTGCTCAATGATGTGATGCTGGGATTGTGGAACGATGGATTTCGCAAGCAGATTATTGTTAATAACCACGGTCAGTTATGGGTGCTTGAAGCTGCCATGCAAAGATTCTGTAAGAGGTACCAGTTACCTGGTATTTATCGTGTAATTGACTGGCATCGCGCGGTGCGTGAATTTTTCAGAACCAAAGAGCATGGCGGTAAGTTTGATACGACGTTTGTTCATGCCGACGAGTCGGAAACATCTCTTGGGCTTTTGTTATTTCCGGATATGGTACATATGAACCATGCTGTGGATACAGAATCGCGATCGTACTTGCCGATTGGCCATATGGATACTTCGGTTGACGCCTATGGCAGGCCGAGTAGATGGTCCGAGTGTGAAGGACATGCACCAATAGAAATTGCAGGGACGCCTGAAGGAGTTGTAGGCAAACCTACGTTGGCTACGGCTGAAAAGGCAAAACGCCCCTTGGCAGCAATTCTTAGCTACATCAGACTATTGGTGGAAGAAATTTTGGAAGTCTTTCCTCCCGGTCAGGTACCGCCAGTGGAAGAAGTTACCTTGCGAACGGCAAAGGAGATGAAACCATACTTACAGGAACCAATGAGTCCTGGCTGGAAGTCGGTATATGGATTGCCTAAGGTAGGAATGTAA
- a CDS encoding NAD-dependent epimerase/dehydratase family protein yields MRKVLMLAGAGWLGHCIANKLSNYGEKVTVVHMSMDERFVRYMNADIAHRLGDTRDEAVCRLALKEVQPDVVINVHPDPNLIKQNYQIFGGHVLHYLHCSSAGVYVPTGKIPVSEDAPTYAIEKFGGAFIAKKHSDEQAMALHNLKHFPVTIIRPGVILGKGMIPLELWGLRNPTFFRQIRDGKVVQVSEQTDVAISATYVEDVAEIFAQAVLQPDKSRGQIFNAISWNATHESYLAAIGEALGVKPRVEYVPTKTIIDSHISDPAFSLPDYEFFMANLAVSGQKAVNVLKVQTESLVKIIRGSLDSL; encoded by the coding sequence ATGAGAAAAGTATTAATGTTGGCAGGAGCCGGCTGGCTCGGACATTGCATCGCTAACAAATTGAGCAACTATGGTGAAAAAGTAACCGTGGTTCACATGTCCATGGATGAACGATTTGTTCGGTACATGAATGCTGATATTGCGCATCGCTTGGGCGATACCCGTGATGAAGCGGTGTGCCGGCTTGCGTTAAAGGAAGTCCAGCCAGATGTGGTTATTAATGTGCATCCCGACCCGAATCTGATAAAACAGAATTACCAGATATTTGGGGGGCATGTTTTACATTATCTGCACTGCAGTTCCGCAGGGGTCTATGTGCCTACCGGGAAGATTCCGGTTAGTGAAGACGCCCCAACATACGCCATTGAAAAATTCGGCGGGGCATTTATTGCCAAGAAACATTCGGATGAGCAGGCAATGGCATTGCACAATCTGAAACATTTTCCTGTGACTATTATTCGCCCCGGTGTTATTTTGGGCAAGGGCATGATACCGCTCGAATTGTGGGGGCTGCGTAATCCGACTTTCTTTAGGCAGATACGCGACGGCAAGGTGGTGCAGGTATCCGAACAAACCGACGTGGCTATCAGTGCTACCTATGTTGAGGATGTCGCGGAGATTTTTGCACAAGCGGTTTTGCAGCCTGACAAGAGTCGAGGGCAGATTTTTAATGCAATTTCATGGAATGCTACGCATGAAAGCTATTTAGCAGCCATTGGTGAGGCTTTGGGCGTAAAGCCCAGAGTGGAATATGTTCCTACCAAGACTATTATTGACAGTCATATCAGCGACCCTGCATTTTCTCTGCCTGACTATGAGTTTTTCATGGCGAATCTTGCTGTTAGCGGCCAAAAGGCTGTTAATGTTTTAAAAGTGCAAACTGAATCCCTTGTAAAAATCATCAGGGGTTCTCTTGATTCATTATGA
- a CDS encoding alcohol dehydrogenase catalytic domain-containing protein gives MKAVVLYADWEPKAGFSLGSKDVDGKLTYLGSKVWKNPRLKIIEKSKPQILDTEVLIEVKACGICGSDVHMAQPDDNNYILYPGLTAFPVTLGHEFAGVVVEAGKNAIDKDTGKPYKGGEKVCSEEMVWCSVCKPCADGYPNHCELLKEIGFSIDGAYTKYIAVDARYLWNLSQLEKMYSGDDIFLAGSLVEPTSVAYHAVIERGGGIRPGQNVVILGGGPIGMAAIAILKRAGAANVILSETQTERLEMGIKMGATATVNPAKEDFAQKVLKLTNGTGADLYLEATGLPHQVFGGIEECIWNGRTLNAVVVIVARADYKIPVTGEVFQVRRASIVGAQGHSGHGIFASVISTMASGMDMTPIITKKITLEQVPENIISLRTDRTECKITMVQ, from the coding sequence ATGAAAGCAGTGGTTTTGTATGCAGATTGGGAACCAAAAGCAGGCTTCAGCCTCGGTTCAAAAGATGTTGATGGGAAATTGACTTATCTTGGCAGCAAGGTCTGGAAGAACCCAAGGTTGAAGATTATCGAAAAGAGTAAGCCACAAATTTTGGATACTGAAGTTCTGATTGAAGTGAAAGCCTGTGGCATCTGTGGTAGTGATGTACACATGGCCCAGCCTGATGACAATAATTACATTCTCTACCCTGGATTAACTGCTTTTCCAGTTACGCTTGGTCATGAATTCGCCGGTGTTGTTGTTGAGGCAGGCAAAAATGCTATAGATAAGGATACAGGGAAGCCGTATAAAGGAGGAGAGAAAGTTTGTTCTGAAGAAATGGTATGGTGTTCGGTGTGTAAGCCTTGCGCAGATGGTTATCCTAATCACTGCGAACTTCTTAAGGAAATAGGCTTTTCCATTGATGGGGCATATACAAAGTACATAGCAGTTGATGCGAGATATCTTTGGAATTTAAGCCAGCTTGAGAAAATGTACAGTGGAGACGATATCTTTCTGGCCGGTAGTCTGGTTGAGCCAACATCTGTGGCGTATCATGCGGTTATCGAGAGGGGCGGCGGCATTAGACCTGGGCAAAATGTAGTCATACTTGGCGGCGGCCCCATAGGAATGGCGGCGATTGCCATTTTGAAGCGGGCAGGAGCGGCAAACGTAATTCTGTCTGAGACACAAACCGAACGGCTGGAAATGGGTATAAAAATGGGGGCTACGGCTACGGTTAATCCTGCCAAAGAAGATTTCGCACAAAAAGTGCTCAAACTTACCAATGGCACGGGAGCGGATCTTTATCTTGAAGCGACTGGACTCCCTCATCAGGTATTCGGCGGAATTGAAGAATGTATCTGGAATGGACGAACATTGAATGCTGTTGTGGTTATTGTGGCCAGAGCAGATTATAAGATTCCTGTAACTGGTGAAGTATTTCAGGTTCGTAGGGCATCAATTGTTGGTGCACAGGGACATTCCGGCCATGGGATATTTGCATCTGTGATCTCCACCATGGCCTCAGGCATGGATATGACCCCCATTATTACGAAAAAGATAACATTGGAACAGGTTCCTGAAAATATTATATCATTACGCACCGACAGGACGGAATGCAAGATTACAATGGTTCAGTAA
- a CDS encoding sugar phosphate isomerase/epimerase — MKLSIVISTHPTDFSALAYKGDFEAGLKNASQLGYDGVELAIRNPADVDYDQLVYLLQEYRLELVALGTGQAYLQEGLSFSHPAESVRCQAVARVKQHIDLASRFGAKVIIGLLRGNVEADMDKSQCLGWMKECFVQCLTYAAKNDTTVVIEPLNRYETNLINTAGEAVELIKELSFPNFQLLLDSFHMNIEEVSIEETIRNYAAYIGHVHVADSNRWAPGFGHLDFSKIIAALEKAGFVGYLSAEIIPQPDPDIAVRQTLTCLKPMIHVL, encoded by the coding sequence ATGAAGTTGAGTATAGTAATATCCACGCACCCGACAGATTTTTCCGCGTTGGCCTATAAGGGTGATTTTGAGGCTGGTTTGAAAAATGCCTCGCAGCTTGGTTACGATGGTGTTGAGTTAGCAATACGAAATCCTGCTGATGTTGATTATGACCAATTGGTTTATTTGCTGCAGGAATATAGGCTGGAGTTGGTGGCACTTGGGACAGGGCAGGCTTATTTGCAGGAAGGTTTAAGTTTTTCTCATCCCGCAGAATCTGTAAGATGTCAGGCAGTTGCACGGGTTAAACAACATATCGATTTAGCCTCACGCTTTGGTGCCAAAGTGATAATAGGGCTGCTACGAGGCAATGTTGAAGCCGATATGGATAAATCACAATGCCTGGGATGGATGAAAGAGTGTTTTGTGCAGTGTCTTACATACGCCGCGAAGAATGACACGACAGTGGTAATCGAACCTCTTAATCGGTATGAAACCAATCTGATAAATACCGCCGGAGAAGCTGTTGAGCTGATTAAGGAGCTGTCTTTTCCCAACTTTCAATTATTGCTTGACAGCTTTCATATGAATATTGAGGAGGTTTCGATAGAAGAAACTATTCGGAATTACGCCGCCTATATCGGTCATGTGCATGTGGCAGATAGTAATAGATGGGCGCCAGGTTTTGGTCATCTTGATTTTTCAAAAATTATCGCTGCATTGGAAAAAGCCGGTTTTGTCGGGTATCTTTCCGCAGAGATAATTCCTCAACCTGATCCTGATATTGCAGTTCGGCAAACTCTGACCTGCTTAAAGCCTATGATTCACGTATTATAA
- a CDS encoding zinc-binding dehydrogenase yields MSHNKVKAAVMTGPGRIEIQKFPYPVLHEEGSMIVRMEMSGVCGTDKHTFEGRSKQYAGTPAETDTPFPIIPGHENVCIIEEICQKSGKKFDFYGQELKVGDRITMCPDIICGKCWYCRNTFGYPWCEHIKAYGNAYSSMQSPYLFGGWAEYMYLMPETFVYKVPDGMKPEVAVLTELFTVSYAVDRAKEVYSLANEGFGAGDTVVVQGVGPMGLGCLLKSRILGAGDIIAIDKSDFRLNMAKDFGADYLLNFGSSSREERIAIVKEKTHGRGADIVVECTGSPQALVEGLEMLRKGGTYIEAGNFVDTGTVELNVNRYLCAKNVRLIGVSNHPFTHYGPVLKLMDKYSKMFPFDKVVTHRYKIDEAEAGLKKSVELDTMKVVIEP; encoded by the coding sequence ATGAGTCATAACAAAGTAAAGGCTGCGGTGATGACCGGGCCGGGTAGAATCGAGATCCAGAAGTTTCCATATCCAGTACTGCATGAAGAAGGGTCTATGATTGTCAGAATGGAAATGTCCGGCGTTTGCGGGACTGACAAACATACTTTTGAAGGCAGAAGCAAGCAATACGCGGGTACACCTGCTGAGACAGATACGCCATTTCCAATTATTCCTGGACATGAGAACGTATGCATAATCGAAGAGATATGTCAGAAGTCTGGAAAGAAATTTGATTTTTATGGACAGGAACTGAAAGTTGGCGATCGGATAACGATGTGTCCTGATATTATTTGCGGCAAATGCTGGTACTGTCGCAACACATTCGGTTATCCGTGGTGTGAACACATAAAGGCGTATGGAAATGCATATTCAAGCATGCAGTCTCCGTATCTTTTTGGTGGATGGGCAGAGTACATGTATCTTATGCCAGAGACATTTGTGTATAAAGTTCCTGATGGCATGAAACCTGAGGTTGCAGTTTTGACGGAGCTGTTTACGGTAAGTTATGCTGTTGACAGAGCCAAAGAGGTTTACTCGCTGGCCAACGAGGGATTCGGGGCAGGCGATACAGTGGTGGTACAGGGAGTAGGGCCTATGGGGCTTGGCTGCCTGTTGAAAAGCAGGATTCTTGGCGCAGGGGATATAATAGCAATCGATAAGAGTGATTTTCGCCTTAATATGGCGAAAGACTTCGGAGCTGATTACTTGCTGAATTTTGGTAGTAGTTCAAGAGAGGAAAGAATTGCAATAGTGAAGGAGAAGACACATGGTCGCGGTGCGGATATAGTTGTTGAATGTACAGGTTCGCCGCAAGCTCTTGTCGAAGGGCTTGAGATGCTTCGCAAGGGAGGAACATACATAGAAGCAGGCAATTTTGTAGATACCGGCACAGTGGAATTAAATGTTAATCGATATCTGTGCGCCAAAAACGTCCGGCTTATCGGAGTCAGCAACCATCCGTTTACGCATTATGGGCCGGTATTGAAACTGATGGATAAATATTCGAAGATGTTTCCTTTCGATAAAGTTGTTACTCATCGCTACAAAATAGATGAGGCCGAGGCTGGACTGAAAAAATCAGTTGAGCTGGATACGATGAAAGTGGTTATAGAGCCTTAA